The sequence ACGATATACAAGATCCGACGCCGGCGTGCTTCGGGACGGGGCGGAGCGCAGGTGAAAACGGTCAGGAGGAAAACGTTTCGAGGCGCTCGATCACGGACCGGGTGATCCAGGCCGGCGTCGATGCCCCGGCCGTGACGCCCACGGTTTCCGCGCCCCGGAAAAACGCGGGGTCGAGCTCGCCCGCCGTTTCGATGTGAACGGTGCGGACGCCTCTCGCTTCCGCGATCTCAGCGAGCCGTCGCGTGTTCGCACTGTCCCGACCGCCGACGACGACCATCGCATCGACCTCGGAAGCGAGCCGTTCCACCTCGGCCTGACGGTTGGATGTCGCCTTGCAGATCGACTGGACGATGCGGCAGTCGGCAATTCGTTCGGAAACGGCTTTCGCGATCAGGGCATACTGCTTTTCGTGAAACGTCGTCTGGGCGATGACGATCGCTTTCGGCACCGCCGGGAGCGTTCCGACCTCCTCGACCGAGGAGATCACCAGGTGGTTGCCCGGGGCGAAACTCTGCAGGCTCAGGATTTCGGGATGACGCGGGTCGCCGACGATGACGACGAAATAGCCCTCTTCGGCTGCCTTCTTGATGCGATTCTGGCTCGAGACCACGTGGGGACAGGTGGCGTCGACGACCGTCAGGCCGCGCGCGCGCATTTCCCCGATCTCTTCGATGGGCATGCCGTGCGCGCGGATGATCATCGTGCCTTCGCCCACCGGCCGCCAGTCGGCGATGCTCCGGACCCCTTTGCTTTCCAGTTCGGCGACGGCTTGCGGATTATGGATCAGCGGACCGCAGGTGTAGATCGGCTTCCCGTCACAAGCAGATTCCGCCGTGCGCAGCGCCATGTCGATGGCCCGTTGCACGCCCATGCAGAATCCCGCCGTCTTCGCGAGCTTGATGCGCATCTTTCCACCGCTTCCTTCCGGTAAGATGCCCCATCATAGCCGGTTCCCTCTTCCCTGCGCAACACCGCCCCTATCTGGCGAACGGACCGGGAACGAGGTATACTTTCCGGGAGATTGGATATCGGAGAGAATATGGCGCACCATACGATGAAAGGCGCCTACGCACGCCTGAGCGAACGCCTGAACCGGCATCCGCAGGGCGCGCCTCCATCCGACCTGCTTGCCGCCATTCTGCGCATGCTCGTATCGGAACGCGAGGCGGAGTTGATCTCGCTTCTGCCGCTCAGGCCCTTCACCGTCTCGGCTGCGGCCGGACGCTGGAAGATGGACGAGGCGGGCGCGGCGGGAGTGTTGAACGAGCTGGCGCATCGTGCCCTGCTGGTCGATATCCCGGGACCCGACGGCTTCGTGTATGTCCTGCCGCCCCCGATGGCGGGCTTTTTCGAGTTTTCCCTGATGCGCGTCCGGGATGACCTCGACCAGAAGGTGCTCAGCGAGCTGTTCTACCAGTATATCAACGTCGAGGACGAGTTCATCAGAAACCTCATCGTCGGCGGAACAACGCATATCGGCCGGGTCTTCGTCGACGAGGAGGCGCTGCCCCCGGGACCTGCGCTCGAAGTTCTCGACTGGGAGCGCACCTCCCGCATGATCGCCGACGCGACGGCCATCGGCATCGGCACCTGCTACTGCCGCCACAAGATGGAGCATCTCGGAAAGGCCTGCGATGCGCCGCAGGAAACCTGCCTGACGCTGAACATGGTCGCCGACTCGCTGGTTCGGCACGGCCATGCGAAAGCCATCTCGAAAGACGAAGCCATGCGCGTGATCGGAATGAGCCGCGAGCATCACCTGGTCCAGTTCGGCGAGAACGTGCGCACCGGCGTGAACTTCATCTGCAACTG is a genomic window of Candidatus Ozemobacteraceae bacterium containing:
- the ispH gene encoding 4-hydroxy-3-methylbut-2-enyl diphosphate reductase encodes the protein MRIKLAKTAGFCMGVQRAIDMALRTAESACDGKPIYTCGPLIHNPQAVAELESKGVRSIADWRPVGEGTMIIRAHGMPIEEIGEMRARGLTVVDATCPHVVSSQNRIKKAAEEGYFVVIVGDPRHPEILSLQSFAPGNHLVISSVEEVGTLPAVPKAIVIAQTTFHEKQYALIAKAVSERIADCRIVQSICKATSNRQAEVERLASEVDAMVVVGGRDSANTRRLAEIAEARGVRTVHIETAGELDPAFFRGAETVGVTAGASTPAWITRSVIERLETFSS
- a CDS encoding 4Fe-4S binding protein, with the translated sequence MAHHTMKGAYARLSERLNRHPQGAPPSDLLAAILRMLVSEREAELISLLPLRPFTVSAAAGRWKMDEAGAAGVLNELAHRALLVDIPGPDGFVYVLPPPMAGFFEFSLMRVRDDLDQKVLSELFYQYINVEDEFIRNLIVGGTTHIGRVFVDEEALPPGPALEVLDWERTSRMIADATAIGIGTCYCRHKMEHLGKACDAPQETCLTLNMVADSLVRHGHAKAISKDEAMRVIGMSREHHLVQFGENVRTGVNFICNCCGCCCEALVGFRKFSALTPVHPAPFLPGLAGDGLCRACGRCEKLCPVNAWTLHDGRPRLNAELCLGCGVCVRGCPFGALRLSRHERGPITPVDTAERVVRMAVERGKLQNFIFDNRLQFSHRAMAALIGAVLRLPPVKRALATSQLGSTYIDRLVELSRIPVKE